The following proteins come from a genomic window of Yinghuangia sp. ASG 101:
- the nirB gene encoding nitrite reductase large subunit NirB → MVGQRFLEALAERGGSWRVTVLCEEPRAAYDRVHLTSYFSGTRADELSMVPAGFLDEHGIDLRLGDPATSVDRAARTVTARSGEVFGYDALVLATGSFPFVPPVPGHDAEGCFVYRTIEDLEAIESWARTATTGAVVGGGLLGLEAAGALKAMGLDTHVVEFAPRLMALQVDEGGGAALRRKIEELGVTVHAGAGTQEIGVGDDGRACAMSLSNGEKLDVDLVIFSAGVRPRDQLARDCGLDVGERGGIVVDATCRTSDPHVWAIGECALASDGRVYGLVAPGYQMAEAVARELTDGTGSFTGADTSTKLKLLGVDVASFGDAHGTAEGCLEVLYSNSREGVYKKLVVSADGRLLGGVLVGDAGSYDLLRPLCLSGAELPAPPEQLVLPASAGAPVAIGVSALPDEALVCSCHNVSKGAIRSAVTADGCADVPSVKKCTRAGTGCGSCVKMLTTIVRDELTANGVEVAKGLCEHFEHTRAELFEIIQVRGITGFARLVDEHGTGSGCDICKPVVASILASLSNGHILDGEQASLQDTNDHFLANLQRNGSYSVVPRIPGGEITPASLITIGEVARDFGLYTKITGGQRIDLFGASVDQLPLIWKRLVDAGFESGHAYGKALRTVKSCVGETWCRYGVQDSVGLAIELELRYRGLRSPHKLKSAVSGCARECAEAQSKDFGVIATSAGWNLYVGGNGGMTPRHADLLASDLDHDTLIRTIDRFLMFYIRTAERLERTAPWVERMEGGLDHLRAVIMDDSLGICDDLDELMQRHVETYEDEWRATLEDPDRLRRFVSFVNAPGTPDPSVTFVAERDQIRPAKPGEDGAPLPTAGLIAGPTLEVRTS, encoded by the coding sequence ATGGTCGGCCAGCGGTTCCTGGAGGCCCTCGCCGAGCGCGGCGGCTCGTGGCGGGTGACGGTGCTGTGCGAGGAACCCCGCGCGGCGTACGACCGGGTGCACCTGACGTCGTACTTCTCCGGCACCCGCGCCGACGAACTGTCCATGGTCCCGGCCGGGTTCCTCGACGAACACGGCATCGACCTGCGGCTCGGCGACCCCGCGACATCGGTGGACCGCGCGGCGCGGACCGTGACCGCGCGCAGCGGCGAGGTCTTCGGCTACGACGCGCTGGTGCTGGCGACCGGCTCCTTCCCGTTCGTTCCGCCGGTGCCCGGCCACGACGCCGAAGGCTGCTTCGTCTACCGCACGATCGAGGACCTGGAGGCCATCGAGTCCTGGGCGAGGACCGCCACGACCGGCGCGGTCGTCGGCGGCGGGCTGCTCGGCCTGGAGGCCGCCGGCGCGCTGAAGGCGATGGGTCTCGACACGCATGTCGTCGAGTTCGCGCCGCGCCTGATGGCCCTTCAGGTCGACGAGGGCGGCGGCGCGGCGCTGCGCCGCAAGATCGAGGAACTCGGCGTCACCGTGCACGCCGGGGCCGGCACGCAGGAGATCGGCGTCGGCGACGACGGCCGCGCGTGCGCGATGAGCCTGTCGAACGGCGAGAAACTCGACGTCGACCTGGTGATCTTCTCGGCGGGCGTCCGGCCGCGCGACCAACTCGCCCGCGACTGCGGCCTGGACGTCGGCGAACGCGGCGGCATCGTCGTCGACGCGACCTGCCGCACCTCCGACCCGCACGTGTGGGCCATCGGCGAATGCGCGCTCGCGAGCGACGGGCGCGTCTACGGGCTGGTCGCCCCCGGCTACCAGATGGCCGAGGCGGTCGCCCGCGAACTCACCGACGGCACCGGGTCGTTCACCGGCGCCGACACCTCCACCAAGCTCAAGCTGCTCGGCGTCGACGTCGCGAGCTTCGGCGACGCGCACGGCACCGCCGAGGGCTGCCTGGAGGTGCTGTACTCCAACAGCCGCGAGGGCGTCTACAAGAAGCTCGTCGTCTCCGCCGACGGCAGGCTGCTCGGCGGCGTGCTGGTCGGCGACGCCGGATCGTACGACCTGCTCCGACCGCTGTGCCTGTCCGGCGCCGAACTCCCCGCTCCCCCCGAACAGTTGGTGCTTCCCGCATCGGCCGGCGCGCCCGTCGCCATCGGCGTCTCCGCGCTGCCCGACGAAGCGCTGGTGTGCTCGTGCCACAACGTCAGCAAGGGCGCGATCCGTTCGGCGGTCACCGCCGACGGCTGCGCCGACGTCCCGTCGGTCAAGAAGTGCACGCGCGCCGGCACCGGCTGCGGCTCGTGCGTGAAGATGCTCACCACCATCGTGCGGGACGAACTCACCGCCAACGGCGTCGAGGTCGCCAAGGGCCTGTGCGAGCACTTCGAACACACCCGCGCCGAACTCTTCGAGATCATCCAGGTGCGCGGCATCACCGGCTTCGCGCGGCTCGTCGACGAACACGGCACCGGCTCCGGCTGCGACATCTGCAAGCCCGTCGTCGCCTCGATCCTCGCGTCGCTGTCGAACGGCCACATCCTCGACGGCGAACAGGCCTCGCTCCAGGACACCAACGACCACTTCCTCGCCAACCTGCAGCGCAACGGCTCGTATTCGGTCGTCCCGAGGATTCCCGGCGGCGAGATCACCCCCGCGAGCCTCATCACGATCGGCGAGGTCGCCCGCGACTTCGGGCTCTACACCAAGATCACCGGAGGCCAGCGCATCGACCTCTTCGGGGCCTCCGTCGACCAACTCCCGCTCATCTGGAAGCGCTTGGTCGACGCCGGCTTCGAATCCGGACACGCGTACGGCAAGGCGCTGCGCACCGTCAAGTCGTGCGTCGGCGAGACGTGGTGCCGGTACGGAGTACAGGACTCGGTCGGCCTCGCGATCGAACTGGAGCTGCGCTACCGGGGGTTGCGCTCCCCCCACAAGCTCAAGTCGGCCGTGTCGGGCTGCGCGCGCGAATGCGCCGAGGCGCAGAGCAAGGACTTCGGCGTCATCGCGACCTCGGCCGGCTGGAACCTCTACGTCGGCGGCAACGGCGGCATGACACCCCGGCACGCGGACCTGCTCGCCTCCGACCTCGACCACGACACGCTGATCCGCACGATCGACCGGTTCCTGATGTTCTACATCCGCACCGCCGAGCGCCTGGAGCGCACCGCGCCGTGGGTCGAGCGCATGGAGGGCGGACTCGACCACCTGCGCGCGGTGATCATGGACGATTCGCTCGGGATCTGCGACGACCTCGACGAGCTGATGCAGCGCCACGTCGAGACGTACGAGGACGAATGGCGCGCGACCCTCGAAGACCCGGACCGCCTGCGGCGCTTCGTGTCGTTCGTCAACGCGCCCGGCACCCCCGACCCCAGCGTCACCTTCGTCGCCGAGCGCGACCAGATCCGCCCCGCCAAGCCCGGCGAGGACGGCGCGCCCCTCCCCACCGCCGGCCTCATCGCCGGCCCGACCCTGGAGGTAAGGACCTCGTGA
- the nirD gene encoding nitrite reductase small subunit NirD, whose translation MTAELAERATERAVDAHVQIATADGGWTTVCGVAQLVPGRGVAALVDGEQVAVFLDRDGTVYAVGNLDPFSGAHVISRGLVGSRKGVPVVMSPMYKEAFDLRTGLCLDGDDQAVALPVHEVRVRETVAAEVV comes from the coding sequence GTGACTGCGGAACTCGCGGAACGCGCGACGGAACGCGCCGTCGACGCCCACGTGCAGATCGCCACGGCCGACGGCGGCTGGACGACGGTGTGCGGCGTGGCCCAACTGGTGCCGGGACGCGGCGTCGCCGCGCTCGTCGACGGCGAGCAGGTCGCGGTCTTCCTCGACCGCGACGGCACCGTCTACGCCGTCGGCAACCTGGACCCGTTCAGCGGCGCGCACGTCATCTCGCGCGGCCTCGTCGGCTCGCGCAAGGGCGTGCCCGTGGTGATGTCCCCGATGTACAAGGAAGCCTTCGACCTACGCACCGGCCTGTGCCTGGACGGCGACGACCAGGCCGTCGCCCTCCCGGTGCACGAGGTGCGCGTCCGCGAGACCGTCGCGGCGGAGGTCGTCTGA